The following are from one region of the Streptomyces rubrogriseus genome:
- a CDS encoding MFS transporter, with protein MSTTTAATAGATARAGADPQRLTGRSKLVLAVLLVAQFMLAVDFSILNVALPAIGDGLGFALSDLQWIATSFALSAAGFTLFLGRIGDLVGRKRIFIGGIGLLGLASLLGGLTTSPEVLLAARVAQGLATAAATPAGLSLLTTSFAEGPLRQKALGINGALMSAGFTTGAILGGVLTDLLSWRWAFLVNVPVALAVVLVAPAVIKESRPATRAGLDLPGALTVTLGLLGLVYGMTRAGEHGWTHPHALAGLAGGALLLAAFVLIERTVAAPLVPLGTLRRRNVAWGNVLGLLAFATETSLVYLLTLYLQKTLGFSALAAGVSFGVLGVGTVVGGLVAPRLLARTSTPAVLVVGGIVQAVFTAALLFLGTTTGASLALLLPATFFGGVGNMLVIVGFMVTATSGLPDAEQGLATGLASMSQQVGITMGTPVMSAVVTAATAGAAGASAVHRGVTTAIAVNVALVLLGVAAAALFLRGRAARPSG; from the coding sequence ATGTCCACCACCACCGCGGCCACCGCCGGGGCCACCGCCCGGGCAGGGGCCGATCCGCAGCGGCTCACCGGCCGGTCGAAACTGGTCCTCGCGGTCCTGCTGGTCGCCCAGTTCATGCTGGCCGTCGACTTCTCGATCCTGAACGTCGCGCTGCCCGCGATCGGCGACGGACTCGGTTTCGCCCTCTCCGACCTGCAGTGGATCGCCACCTCGTTCGCCCTGTCGGCCGCGGGCTTCACCCTCTTCCTCGGCCGCATCGGCGACCTGGTCGGACGCAAGAGGATCTTCATAGGCGGCATCGGCCTCCTGGGCCTCGCCTCCCTGCTCGGGGGCCTCACCACCAGCCCCGAGGTGCTGCTCGCCGCCCGGGTTGCCCAGGGCCTGGCCACCGCCGCCGCCACCCCTGCGGGTCTGTCCCTGCTGACGACGTCGTTCGCCGAGGGCCCCCTGCGGCAGAAGGCGCTCGGCATCAACGGCGCGCTGATGTCGGCCGGGTTCACCACCGGAGCGATCCTCGGCGGTGTCCTGACCGACCTGCTCTCCTGGCGCTGGGCCTTCCTCGTCAACGTGCCCGTGGCGCTCGCGGTGGTACTCGTCGCCCCGGCCGTCATCAAGGAGTCCAGGCCCGCCACCCGGGCCGGCCTCGACCTGCCCGGCGCGCTCACCGTCACCCTCGGCCTGCTCGGTCTCGTCTACGGCATGACCCGGGCCGGCGAGCACGGCTGGACCCACCCGCACGCGCTGGCCGGGCTGGCCGGGGGCGCACTCCTGCTCGCCGCGTTCGTCCTGATCGAGCGCACGGTGGCGGCCCCGCTGGTACCGCTCGGGACGCTGCGGCGCCGCAACGTGGCCTGGGGCAATGTGCTGGGCCTGCTCGCCTTCGCCACCGAGACCTCGCTGGTCTACCTGCTCACCCTGTATCTCCAGAAGACCCTGGGCTTCTCCGCCCTCGCGGCCGGTGTCTCCTTCGGCGTCCTCGGCGTGGGCACCGTCGTCGGCGGGCTGGTCGCCCCCAGGCTGCTCGCCAGGACGTCCACGCCGGCCGTGCTCGTCGTCGGCGGCATCGTCCAGGCGGTCTTCACCGCGGCCCTGCTCTTCCTCGGTACGACGACCGGGGCGTCCCTCGCCCTGCTGCTGCCCGCCACCTTCTTCGGCGGCGTCGGCAACATGCTGGTCATCGTCGGTTTCATGGTCACGGCCACCAGCGGACTGCCGGACGCCGAACAGGGCCTGGCCACCGGGCTGGCCTCGATGTCCCAGCAGGTCGGCATCACCATGGGCACGCCGGTCATGTCGGCCGTCGTCACCGCCGCCACCGCGGGCGCGGCCGGAGCCTCCGCCGTCCACCGGGGCGTCACGACGGCCATCGCCGTCAACGTGGCCCTGGTCCTCCTCGGCGTCGCCGCCGCCGCGCTCTTCCTGCGAGGCCGCGCCGCCCGGCCGTCCGGGTGA
- a CDS encoding YoaK family protein, whose translation MNARRRVTQPGLMLALTFATGVVDAVGYLRLDQVFAGNMTGNVVILGMAATGGGTGLPVLGPVVALASFLAGAATTGRVLRTAAAGWSSRCAALLGGVGLILTATALGPAVVGADTSGARAGMASSLALAMGAQAATARHLAVKDVTTVVVTSTLTGLAADSRLGTARGRGALRRTAAVALIVAGAAAGALLCQVHEGLAVAAAACVVLAVTALGSRAAPTTTEAPATAPPTASAAAPSTAPAAAPPTAPSTALPRP comes from the coding sequence ATGAACGCGCGGCGTCGGGTGACGCAACCCGGTCTGATGCTCGCCCTCACCTTCGCGACCGGCGTCGTCGACGCCGTCGGCTACCTGCGCCTCGACCAGGTGTTCGCCGGCAACATGACGGGCAACGTGGTCATCCTCGGCATGGCGGCCACCGGCGGCGGTACGGGGCTGCCGGTGCTCGGGCCGGTCGTGGCGCTCGCGTCCTTCCTCGCCGGCGCGGCGACGACCGGGCGGGTCCTGCGCACCGCCGCTGCGGGCTGGAGCAGCCGGTGCGCGGCGCTGCTGGGCGGCGTCGGACTGATCCTGACCGCGACCGCCCTCGGCCCGGCCGTCGTCGGCGCCGACACCTCCGGCGCCCGCGCGGGCATGGCGTCGTCACTCGCCCTGGCCATGGGGGCGCAGGCGGCGACCGCCCGTCACCTGGCCGTCAAGGACGTCACCACGGTCGTCGTGACCTCCACGCTGACCGGCCTCGCGGCCGACTCCCGACTGGGCACGGCCCGCGGCCGGGGCGCCCTGCGCCGGACCGCCGCCGTCGCGCTCATCGTCGCCGGAGCGGCGGCCGGCGCGCTGCTGTGCCAGGTGCACGAGGGCCTCGCGGTGGCGGCGGCGGCCTGCGTCGTCCTGGCCGTGACGGCTCTCGGCAGCCGAGCGGCGCCGACCACGACCGAAGCCCCCGCAACCGCTCCTCCGACCGCTTCCGCGGCGGCTCCTTCGACCGCTCCCGCTGCGGCTCCTCCGACCGCTCCATCAACGGCCCTCCCGCGGCCATGA
- a CDS encoding FAD-dependent monooxygenase, which yields MTRTAPRRSVLISGASIAGPALAFWLNRHGYQVTVVEKAGTLRSGGYPIDVRGTALDVVERMGILPRLRDAHIDLRRITFLDGDGEEVTSLHPHAVTGGVTGRDLEIRRGDLTDALYTAVRDDVEFLFNDSIDTLDQSGPGVDVTFHGGGARRFDLVFGADGMHSRTRETLFGPEERFHRHLGYCFAVFTMPNTLGLSHETVMWNTPGRAAAVYAVGDDEEVHAFLNFAQPDPPYDAFGNRDAQRALLADVFADAGWEVPGILGALHDADDVFFDAVGQIRMPRWTEGRVALLGDAAYAPSFLTGQGTSLALVGAYMLAGSLADRDHAEGFAAYEHATRDFVTLNQDLVGEGGATLFPTTAQALAQRNARLRALSAMPAPEPRPPHSALTLPSFGTR from the coding sequence ATGACCCGCACCGCACCGAGGCGCAGCGTCCTGATCTCCGGGGCCAGCATCGCCGGACCCGCCCTGGCCTTCTGGCTCAACCGCCACGGATACCAGGTCACCGTGGTGGAGAAGGCCGGGACCCTCCGCAGCGGCGGCTACCCCATCGACGTACGCGGCACCGCACTCGACGTCGTGGAAAGGATGGGAATCCTGCCGCGACTGCGCGACGCGCACATCGACCTGCGCCGGATCACCTTCCTCGACGGAGACGGCGAGGAGGTGACCTCGCTCCACCCGCACGCCGTCACCGGCGGGGTGACCGGACGGGACCTGGAGATACGCCGAGGCGACCTGACCGACGCGCTGTACACGGCGGTCCGGGACGACGTGGAGTTCCTCTTCAACGACTCCATCGACACCCTCGACCAGTCCGGGCCCGGAGTCGACGTCACCTTCCACGGCGGCGGCGCCCGCCGGTTCGACCTGGTCTTCGGCGCGGACGGCATGCACTCGCGCACCCGCGAGACGCTGTTCGGCCCCGAGGAGCGGTTCCACCGCCATCTCGGCTACTGCTTCGCCGTGTTCACCATGCCCAACACCCTCGGCCTCTCCCACGAGACGGTGATGTGGAACACCCCGGGCAGGGCGGCGGCCGTCTACGCCGTGGGCGACGACGAGGAGGTCCACGCCTTCCTGAACTTCGCCCAGCCCGACCCGCCCTACGACGCCTTCGGCAACCGGGACGCCCAACGAGCCCTGCTCGCCGACGTCTTCGCCGACGCCGGCTGGGAGGTCCCCGGCATCCTGGGCGCCCTCCACGACGCGGACGACGTGTTCTTCGACGCGGTCGGCCAGATCCGGATGCCGCGCTGGACCGAGGGCAGGGTCGCGCTGCTGGGCGACGCCGCGTACGCGCCCTCGTTCCTCACCGGCCAGGGCACCAGCCTCGCCCTCGTCGGCGCCTACATGCTCGCCGGGTCCCTCGCCGACCGGGACCACGCCGAGGGCTTCGCCGCGTACGAGCACGCCACCCGTGACTTCGTGACCCTGAACCAGGACCTGGTCGGCGAGGGCGGCGCCACCCTCTTCCCGACCACCGCCCAGGCCCTGGCACAGCGCAACGCCCGGCTGCGCGCCCTCAGCGCCATGCCCGCCCCCGAACCCCGACCGCCCCACTCGGCCCTGACGCTGCCGTCCTTCGGCACCCGCTGA
- a CDS encoding MFS transporter — MTTTLAPPVPIGKAAVGALGILALSTGALESVVSPTIPLLERELDMSQSEGALLSIVLLITGALITPLAGKFGDRYGGKKVLIRLMAVVSLGGTVSALAPNLPVLLVGQVLQGAMIGALPLSFIVVRKHLPAGESKVAIGVVSGLFVGGSMVGMLSAGPVAEQLSRHWMFALPTIAVVGSTLLVNRLMPADPPGRSDGAGIDWPGLLLLSGMLVTLMLVLALAPEAGSAPLVLVALVVLLAVLVTGWVRVERRAVAPMIDLNMLARPAIWKACVLTFVICLGTTMAVYLVPQLLDERGDGYGFRASATEIGFYLLPGAIAATLAGPLGGLGDRRFGSRAVVNTGVVMMAVGLLAVAAVHTEVWHLVVGKVLIALANGLCVTAMMTSTATAVDPNDTGIATSLILVSRVLGSAVGGQLGGALLTAGTPSGSEVAAESAYVTGFVIAGVVVLTALFVTRTMSKGVKA, encoded by the coding sequence ATGACCACAACCCTGGCTCCACCGGTCCCCATCGGGAAGGCCGCCGTCGGCGCCCTCGGCATACTGGCACTGTCCACCGGTGCCCTGGAGTCGGTGGTGTCACCGACGATCCCGCTCCTGGAACGCGAACTGGACATGAGCCAGTCCGAGGGAGCACTGCTCAGCATCGTCCTCCTCATCACCGGCGCGCTCATCACCCCGCTGGCGGGCAAGTTCGGCGACCGCTACGGCGGGAAGAAGGTCCTGATCCGCCTGATGGCGGTGGTCTCGCTCGGCGGCACGGTGTCCGCCCTGGCGCCGAACCTGCCCGTGCTGCTGGTCGGCCAGGTGTTGCAGGGCGCGATGATCGGCGCGCTGCCCCTGTCGTTCATCGTGGTCCGCAAACACCTGCCCGCCGGCGAGTCCAAGGTGGCCATCGGCGTGGTCAGCGGACTCTTCGTCGGCGGGTCGATGGTCGGCATGCTGTCGGCCGGCCCGGTGGCGGAACAGCTCTCCCGGCACTGGATGTTCGCGCTGCCGACGATCGCGGTCGTCGGGTCCACCCTGCTCGTGAACAGGCTGATGCCGGCCGATCCGCCGGGCCGGTCGGACGGCGCCGGGATCGACTGGCCCGGCCTGCTGCTCCTGAGCGGCATGCTGGTCACCCTCATGCTCGTCCTCGCGCTGGCGCCCGAAGCCGGCTCGGCGCCCCTCGTGCTCGTCGCCCTCGTCGTACTGCTGGCCGTCCTCGTCACCGGATGGGTGCGGGTCGAACGGCGGGCGGTTGCGCCGATGATCGACCTGAACATGCTGGCACGGCCCGCGATATGGAAGGCGTGCGTACTGACCTTCGTGATCTGCCTCGGCACCACGATGGCGGTCTACCTCGTCCCGCAACTACTCGACGAGCGCGGCGACGGCTACGGATTCCGGGCCAGCGCCACCGAGATCGGCTTCTACCTGCTGCCCGGCGCCATCGCCGCGACGCTGGCCGGGCCGCTCGGTGGGCTCGGGGACCGGCGCTTCGGCTCGCGCGCCGTGGTCAACACCGGCGTCGTCATGATGGCCGTCGGCCTGCTCGCCGTCGCGGCCGTGCACACCGAGGTCTGGCACCTCGTCGTCGGCAAGGTGCTGATCGCGCTCGCCAACGGCCTGTGCGTCACGGCGATGATGACCAGCACCGCCACCGCCGTCGACCCGAACGACACCGGCATCGCCACCAGCCTGATCCTGGTGAGCCGCGTGCTCGGCTCCGCCGTCGGCGGCCAGCTCGGCGGCGCTCTCCTCACCGCCGGAACCCCCTCCGGGTCGGAGGTCGCGGCCGAATCGGCCTACGTCACCGGCTTCGTCATCGCCGGCGTCGTCGTACTGACGGCCCTGTTCGTCACCCGCACCATGAGCAAAGGAGTCAAAGCATGA
- a CDS encoding TetR/AcrR family transcriptional regulator, translating to MPDPAAPGTLRPGGRTARIREAVLLAAGDALAADGFDALDLGEIARRAGVGKTTVYRRWGTPGGLAADLLADMADQSLPRADTGDLEEDLRANARLVVRTLDDPRQGRLFRALIAASLCNEQAAEALHRFYAVRVDEWAGCVRDAVARGEVPDGTDPHGVVAAVSAPLYYALLNTGRPLTEADADRAARAASTAARAGVWVTG from the coding sequence ATGCCGGACCCAGCCGCCCCAGGGACCCTCCGCCCCGGAGGCCGCACCGCACGTATCCGTGAGGCCGTCCTCCTGGCGGCCGGCGACGCGCTCGCCGCCGACGGCTTCGACGCGCTCGACCTGGGGGAGATCGCCCGCCGCGCGGGCGTCGGCAAGACGACGGTCTACCGCCGCTGGGGGACCCCGGGCGGGCTCGCCGCCGACCTTCTGGCCGACATGGCGGACCAGTCGCTGCCCCGTGCCGACACGGGCGACCTGGAGGAGGACCTCCGGGCGAACGCACGCCTCGTCGTCAGGACGCTCGACGACCCCCGCCAAGGGCGGCTCTTCCGGGCGCTGATCGCGGCCTCCCTCTGCAACGAGCAGGCGGCCGAGGCCCTGCACCGCTTCTACGCCGTACGCGTCGACGAGTGGGCCGGCTGTGTGCGGGACGCCGTCGCGCGGGGCGAGGTCCCGGACGGCACCGACCCGCACGGAGTCGTGGCGGCCGTCTCCGCTCCGCTCTACTACGCGCTGCTCAACACCGGCCGGCCCCTCACCGAGGCCGACGCCGACCGTGCGGCCCGCGCGGCGAGCACCGCCGCGCGGGCGGGTGTGTGGGTGACGGGCTGA
- a CDS encoding gamma-glutamyltransferase family protein — MAGRPPSPPDAPAHTTRPTLRGSFGMCASTHWLATATAQSVLERGGNAFDAAVAGAFVLHVAEPHLNGPGGDLVAVLATAADPAPRVLAGQGHAPRGATIEHFRAEGLDHVPGAGALAAAVPGAVDSWLWLLAELGTWELADVLAYAIDYAEHGVPVVPQLARVLTTVEQLFRTHWPTSYALWMPEGRVPAPYATLVNPAYARTLRRLGTAASGGTRTARIGAARRAWRTGFVAEAVAGFAAVPHRHSSGGDHAGVITAADFTDFHPSLEPAVTARFRGTTVAKAGLWSQGPVLLQALTMLDHFDDARLDPSTAEGVHTLTEALKLAMADREAYYGHLDPAEAEAVLRRLLSPRYSEERASLIRPLASTAFRPGHIGVTPYTPPLVTRGYAQQADGVGEPTVQQTGETRGDTCHIDVVDRWGNIVSATPSGGWLQSSPAVPELGFALGTRLQMTWLDPAAPSRLAPGRRPRTTLTPTLLLRDGNPVAALGTPGGDQQDQWQLIYLVRTLALGMDPQAAIDAPAFHTTAVPSSFWPRTWTPGGLVVEERAGGAVVEELRARGHQVTVSGPWSQGRLSVVTRDPDSGVLRAAANPRGAQGYAAGR; from the coding sequence ATGGCCGGTCGACCACCGTCACCGCCCGACGCCCCCGCGCACACCACCCGCCCCACCCTCCGCGGCTCCTTCGGCATGTGCGCGTCGACGCACTGGCTGGCGACCGCGACCGCCCAGTCCGTACTGGAGCGGGGCGGCAACGCCTTCGACGCCGCCGTGGCCGGTGCCTTCGTGCTGCACGTCGCCGAACCCCACCTCAACGGCCCCGGCGGTGACCTCGTCGCCGTGCTCGCGACCGCCGCGGACCCGGCGCCGCGGGTGCTGGCGGGCCAGGGACACGCCCCGCGCGGAGCCACGATCGAGCACTTCCGGGCCGAGGGGCTCGACCACGTCCCGGGCGCCGGAGCGCTCGCCGCCGCCGTCCCGGGCGCCGTCGACTCCTGGCTCTGGCTGCTCGCCGAGCTCGGCACCTGGGAACTCGCCGACGTCCTGGCCTACGCCATCGACTACGCGGAGCACGGAGTACCGGTCGTACCGCAGTTGGCGCGCGTCCTGACCACGGTCGAGCAGCTCTTCCGCACGCACTGGCCGACGTCGTACGCGCTGTGGATGCCCGAGGGCCGCGTCCCCGCGCCGTACGCCACTCTCGTCAACCCCGCCTACGCCCGCACCCTGCGCCGGCTGGGCACGGCGGCCTCCGGCGGGACGCGGACCGCCCGGATCGGCGCCGCGCGGCGCGCCTGGCGCACCGGGTTCGTGGCGGAGGCCGTCGCCGGGTTCGCGGCCGTGCCGCACCGGCACTCCTCGGGCGGCGACCACGCCGGAGTCATCACCGCCGCCGACTTCACCGACTTCCACCCGTCCCTGGAACCCGCCGTCACCGCACGCTTCCGGGGGACCACGGTGGCCAAGGCGGGCCTGTGGTCCCAGGGACCCGTGCTGTTGCAGGCCCTCACCATGCTGGACCACTTCGACGACGCGCGGCTCGACCCGTCGACCGCCGAGGGCGTCCACACCCTCACCGAGGCCCTGAAGCTGGCCATGGCCGACCGGGAGGCGTACTACGGCCACCTCGACCCGGCGGAGGCGGAGGCCGTGCTGCGCCGGCTGCTCTCGCCCCGGTACAGCGAGGAGCGCGCGAGTCTGATCCGGCCGCTCGCCTCCACCGCCTTCCGGCCCGGCCACATCGGCGTCACGCCGTACACCCCGCCGCTCGTCACCCGGGGGTACGCCCAGCAGGCCGACGGCGTGGGCGAACCCACCGTGCAGCAGACCGGCGAGACCCGCGGCGACACCTGCCACATCGACGTCGTCGACCGCTGGGGGAACATCGTCTCCGCCACACCGTCGGGAGGGTGGCTCCAGTCCTCGCCCGCCGTGCCGGAACTGGGCTTCGCGCTCGGCACCCGGCTCCAGATGACCTGGCTGGACCCGGCCGCCCCCTCCCGCCTGGCACCGGGCCGACGGCCGCGTACGACCCTGACGCCGACCCTGCTGCTCCGCGACGGCAACCCCGTGGCCGCCCTCGGCACACCCGGCGGCGACCAGCAGGACCAGTGGCAACTGATCTACCTGGTACGCACGCTGGCGCTGGGCATGGACCCGCAGGCGGCGATCGACGCACCCGCGTTCCACACCACCGCCGTACCGAGTTCCTTCTGGCCGCGGACCTGGACGCCCGGGGGACTGGTGGTCGAGGAGCGCGCGGGCGGCGCGGTCGTCGAGGAACTGCGCGCACGCGGCCACCAGGTGACGGTTTCCGGGCCCTGGAGCCAGGGCCGGCTGTCCGTCGTCACACGTGATCCGGACAGCGGCGTACTCCGGGCGGCCGCGAACCCGCGCGGCGCCCAGGGCTACGCGGCCGGCCGATGA